From Asterias rubens chromosome 3, eAstRub1.3, whole genome shotgun sequence, the proteins below share one genomic window:
- the LOC117288257 gene encoding transmembrane protein 232-like isoform X2, whose amino-acid sequence MPITRVPIIHKFGIISQSQREELQDRLLQQTYLQSVKTQRLPQTARNPLDLSESFIQQFNGATSLDEKERLEGLAYKMLNRTKRRAGITEGGRGKNVDIPKAWTELSMLAQCRGKIQEECLDMLIVSLSQAPLATPHIASLFYLAETTLYWLRTDAMDQPFLRIGEIKLLKMGQGVFLRLYYHHMAGHLKGYTDYKNRLITYLAGVRECEEAYSPYPGAHLCLRFISEVGRLVVEDILTDDPGMPNATPLATPHATPQATPQAPPKATLQKTQVEMMSQKEPDAPSEFDVASGRHPDQILEEDEELPSPSPSPSPSPSPSPKLPLMSPVDTPIHMDGSAVKQRTHTGFQSSIHDLSPTLWHSLDVWRCVVHLSGGFKEAVRALSMCGSTLSTEHWVDALCALRIIAETAKNDITVLKTLQNLARGVLPSTTPMPRTQTSPEADVEESNKTDEVEGKSEENELESIVSGLSQGTLSDFHSADFKLTDDSIHQSGKKGTRLGLQSDFTDGKHLSDLSGGSFLKSTRNTSTCVLIDTPQEKHAELLTSPSSFGQKASHGSTPSTLPNFSSARESLNSAGDIPLPSGLDLPSGSIGDSDLEPGDESEVDANEDDVTKVALSLPQESVQMFPDGIKLKREVSFDIEPADQDEEEEELPKKSNLRGGSGRSEGTRKSNSAKSVTIDPVPNMAYYSKTTGSVDYNKAAKTKGASDLAAQHLLEAQGLSGWPWEVSFTYTELMSHLCLHGNTSEIQRTALVGCKKKGYGPYMSTGTRARGNDEEWYNLVSAGLLDLAEYHGKVDSDEVKDSSHWGWRVRYGAILGLIKVTRCTSTEKLQEGMRTVAWNAVMRCHSKEKDQRVLEAFRVGQVEAHIETQMQKALISRSISSRLAAGLAAAYLPPLAPPVEVTKRPPRHKVELPKPKQPLRTGPNRLSLKNEILLATALDEPTINFNTRTSLDLKRIVEDQWRKELQEKLEAEEKDKEKELEDEQKMEEAQQKERSVEKARKFAKSAKGSKSPTWSPMGKKSPTLSPMGTKSPTR is encoded by the exons ATGCCAATTACACGAGTCCCGATCATACATAAGTTTGGGATTATTTCCCAATCGCAGCGAGAGGAGCTACAGGACAGATTGCTTCAGCAAACCTACCTTCAGAGTGTCAAGACACAACGCCTCCCTCAAACTGCCAG GAACCCATTGGATCTCTCAGAAAGCTTTATTCAACAGTTCAATGGCGCTACGAGTCTGGATGAGAAAGAAAGATTGGAAGGCTTGGCCTACAAAATGCTCAACAGAACCAAG AGAAGAGCAGGTATCACTGAGGGAGGTCGAGGTAagaatgtcgatatcccaaaagccTGGACAGAACTCTCAATGCTTGCACAATGCAGAGGAAAAATACAAGAAG AGTGTCTGGACATGCTGATCGTATCCCTCAGCCAGGCTCCATTAGCAACCCCCCATATTGCAAGTCTGTTCTACCTAGCTGAGACCACATTGTATTGGTTACGCACTGATGCCATGGATCAACCATTCCTGAGAATAGGGGAGATCAAACTCCTGAAGATGGGACAAGGAGTGTTCTTGAGATTGTACTATCATCACATGGCCGGTCACCTCAAGGGTTACACAGACTATAAGAATAGACTCATCACATATTTAGCAG GTGTAAGGGAGTGTGAGGAAGCCTACAGCCCCTACCCAGGGGCACATCTCTGTCTGCGTTTCATCTCTGAAGTGGGCAGATTGGTTGTGGAGGATATACTGACCGATGACCCTGGCATGCCCAATGCCACACCCCTGGCCACACCCCATGCCACACCCCAGGCCACACCCCAAGCCCCACCCAAGGCAACACTCCAGAAAACTCAGGTTGAGATGATGTCTCAAAAAGAGCCTGATGCACCGTCTGAATTTGATGTCGCAAGCGGCCGTCACCCAGATCAG ATTTTGGAGGAGGATGAAGAACTCCCCTCCCCTAGCCCCTCCCCTAGCCCCTCCCCTAGCCCCTCCCCTAAGCTACCATTGATGAGCCCAGTAGATACTCCCATTCACATGGATGGCAGCGCTGTGAAGCAACGAACCCATACAGGCTTCCAGAGTAGTATACACGACCTGAGTCCAACACTTTGGCACAGCCTGGATGTATGGCGTTGCGTTGTTCATCTGAGTGGTGGATTTAAGGAAGCTGTAAGAGCACTGTCAATGTGTGGTAGTACGCTATCTACTGAACACTG GGTGGATGCCTTGTGTGCATTACGTATCATCGCTGAAACGGCAAAGAATGACATCACCGTCCTCAAAACCCTGCAGAATTTAGCAAGAGGTGTACTCCCAAGTACCACCCCGATGCCGAGAACACAAACCTCCCCCGAAGCAGACGTAGAGGAGAGTAACAAGACTGACGAGGTAGAGGGCAAGTCAGAGGAGAATGAGCTAGAGTCCATTGTGAGTGGATTGAGTCAAGGTACACTCAGTGATTTCCACTCGGCTGATTTCAAGCTGACTGATGACTCCATACATCAATCAGGAAAGAAAGGCACTCGACTCGGACTCCAGTCTGATTTCACAGACGGCAAGCATTTGAGTGACCTCAGTGGAGGCTCGTTTTTAAAGTCAACGAGGAACACATCAACATGCGTCCTCATCGATACCCCACAAGAGAAACATGCTGAGCTACTGACCAGCCCAAGCAGTTTCGGCCAGAAGGCATCACATGGGAGCACCCCGTCCACACTGCCCAATTTTAGCAGTGCTCGAGAGAGTTTGAACTCAGCGGGTGACATCCCACTTCCTTCTGGGTTAGATTTACCCTCGGGTTCGATCGGAGATAGTGACCTTGAACCTGGAGATGAGAGTGAGGTGGACGCCAATGAGGATGACGTGACAAAGGTAGCGTTATCGTTACCTCAAGAATCGGTTCAGATGTTCCCTGATGGCATCAAGCTAAAACGAGAAGTCAGTTTTGACATTGAGCCGGCAGACCAAGATGAAGAAGAGGAAGAGCTCCCAAAGAAGTCAAACTTAAGGGGAGGGTCCGGACGGAGTGAGGGAACAAGAAAGAGTAATAGCGCCAAGTCTGTTACTATTGATCCTGTGCCTAACATGGCGTACTACTCCAAAACTACTGGCAGTGTTGATTACAACAAAGCAGCCAAGACTAAAGGAGCATCAGATCTAGCAGCCCAGCAT TTGTTAGAGGCCCAGGGACTCAGTGGTTGGCCATGGGAGGTAAGCTTCACATACACTGAGCTCATGTCTCATCTCTGTCTCCATGGCAACACATCAGAGATTCAACGAACCGCCCTCGTTGGCTGCAAGAAGAAAGGCTACGGGCCTTACATGTCCACGGGTACCAGGGCTAGAGGGAATGATGAAGAGTGGTACAATCTGGTGAGCGCAGGGCTGTTGGACTTGGCAGAGTACCATGGAAAAGTCGACAGTGATGAAGTTAAAG ACTCATCACACTGGGGTTGGCGAGTCCGCTATGGCGCCATTTTGGGTCTGATTAAGGTCACACGCTGCACCAGTACAGAGAAACTCCAAGAGGGTATGAGGACAGTTGCCTGGAATGCTGTCATGAGGTGCCACTCCAAGGAGAAAGACCAGAGGGTTCTCGAGGCATTCAGAGTTGGACAG GTTGAGGCTCATATAGAAACCCAGATGCAGAAAGCTTTGATTTCTCGCTCCATCAGTTCAAGACTTGCAGCAGGTCTAGCAGCTGCATACCTGCCACCTCTTGCACCTCCCGTTGAAGTGACTAAGAGACCCCCTCGTCATAAAGTGGAACTGCCCAAGCCCAAACAGCCACTGAGGACCGGGCCAAACAGGCTCTCTCTAAA GAATGAGATTTTGTTGGCCACAGCTCTTGATGAACCAACAATTAATTTCAACACAAGGACGAGCTTGGACCTCAAGAGAATTGTTGAGGATCAG TGGCGGAAGGAGCTCCAAGAAAAGCTGGAGGCAGAAGAGAAGGACAAGGAGAAAGAATTAGAAGATGAGCAAAAGATGGAAGAGGCTCAGCAGAAGGAACGCTCGGTAGAGAAAGCTCGGAAATTTGCAAAGTCGGCCAAAGGTAGCAAATCACCCACTTGGTCACCCATGGGGAAGAAATCACCCACTTTGTCACCCATGGGTACCAAATCACCAACTAGGTAA
- the LOC117288258 gene encoding complex III assembly factor LYRM7-like produces MRSKVLALFRSLHRTSQSTFMGDEVALNAARKRINDEFRENKDETDPDEIKHMIKVGVDVELLMKKTIVQAKLNKKGRYEIRVTEDTLREDNAPPSSKQKAPETNRTETNTEAR; encoded by the exons ATGCGTTCCAAG GTGTTAGCATTGTTCAGGAGTCTCCATCGGACTAGCCAGAGTACATTCATGGGAGATGAAGTAGCATTGAATG CTGCTCGGAAAAGAATTAATGATGAGTTCAGAGAAAACAAAGATGAGACTGACCCAGATGAGATTAAACAT ATGATTAAGGTTGGTGTGGACGTAGAGCTTCTGATGAAGAAAACAATAGTGCAAGCAAAACTCAACAAGAAGGGTCGATATG AGATCAGGGTCACTGAGGACACACTGAGGGAAGACAATGCACCACCTTCGTCAAAACAGAAAGCCCCCGAGACGAACAGAACAGAAACTAACACCGAGGCAAGGTGA
- the LOC117288257 gene encoding transmembrane protein 232-like isoform X1 — MPITRVPIIHKFGIISQSQREELQDRLLQQTYLQSVKTQRLPQTARNPLDLSESFIQQFNGATSLDEKERLEGLAYKMLNRTKRRAGITEGGRGKNVDIPKAWTELSMLAQCRGKIQEECLDMLIVSLSQAPLATPHIASLFYLAETTLYWLRTDAMDQPFLRIGEIKLLKMGQGVFLRLYYHHMAGHLKGYTDYKNRLITYLAAIVEGVRECEEAYSPYPGAHLCLRFISEVGRLVVEDILTDDPGMPNATPLATPHATPQATPQAPPKATLQKTQVEMMSQKEPDAPSEFDVASGRHPDQILEEDEELPSPSPSPSPSPSPSPKLPLMSPVDTPIHMDGSAVKQRTHTGFQSSIHDLSPTLWHSLDVWRCVVHLSGGFKEAVRALSMCGSTLSTEHWVDALCALRIIAETAKNDITVLKTLQNLARGVLPSTTPMPRTQTSPEADVEESNKTDEVEGKSEENELESIVSGLSQGTLSDFHSADFKLTDDSIHQSGKKGTRLGLQSDFTDGKHLSDLSGGSFLKSTRNTSTCVLIDTPQEKHAELLTSPSSFGQKASHGSTPSTLPNFSSARESLNSAGDIPLPSGLDLPSGSIGDSDLEPGDESEVDANEDDVTKVALSLPQESVQMFPDGIKLKREVSFDIEPADQDEEEEELPKKSNLRGGSGRSEGTRKSNSAKSVTIDPVPNMAYYSKTTGSVDYNKAAKTKGASDLAAQHLLEAQGLSGWPWEVSFTYTELMSHLCLHGNTSEIQRTALVGCKKKGYGPYMSTGTRARGNDEEWYNLVSAGLLDLAEYHGKVDSDEVKDSSHWGWRVRYGAILGLIKVTRCTSTEKLQEGMRTVAWNAVMRCHSKEKDQRVLEAFRVGQVEAHIETQMQKALISRSISSRLAAGLAAAYLPPLAPPVEVTKRPPRHKVELPKPKQPLRTGPNRLSLKNEILLATALDEPTINFNTRTSLDLKRIVEDQWRKELQEKLEAEEKDKEKELEDEQKMEEAQQKERSVEKARKFAKSAKGSKSPTWSPMGKKSPTLSPMGTKSPTR, encoded by the exons ATGCCAATTACACGAGTCCCGATCATACATAAGTTTGGGATTATTTCCCAATCGCAGCGAGAGGAGCTACAGGACAGATTGCTTCAGCAAACCTACCTTCAGAGTGTCAAGACACAACGCCTCCCTCAAACTGCCAG GAACCCATTGGATCTCTCAGAAAGCTTTATTCAACAGTTCAATGGCGCTACGAGTCTGGATGAGAAAGAAAGATTGGAAGGCTTGGCCTACAAAATGCTCAACAGAACCAAG AGAAGAGCAGGTATCACTGAGGGAGGTCGAGGTAagaatgtcgatatcccaaaagccTGGACAGAACTCTCAATGCTTGCACAATGCAGAGGAAAAATACAAGAAG AGTGTCTGGACATGCTGATCGTATCCCTCAGCCAGGCTCCATTAGCAACCCCCCATATTGCAAGTCTGTTCTACCTAGCTGAGACCACATTGTATTGGTTACGCACTGATGCCATGGATCAACCATTCCTGAGAATAGGGGAGATCAAACTCCTGAAGATGGGACAAGGAGTGTTCTTGAGATTGTACTATCATCACATGGCCGGTCACCTCAAGGGTTACACAGACTATAAGAATAGACTCATCACATATTTAGCAG CAATAGTTGAAG GTGTAAGGGAGTGTGAGGAAGCCTACAGCCCCTACCCAGGGGCACATCTCTGTCTGCGTTTCATCTCTGAAGTGGGCAGATTGGTTGTGGAGGATATACTGACCGATGACCCTGGCATGCCCAATGCCACACCCCTGGCCACACCCCATGCCACACCCCAGGCCACACCCCAAGCCCCACCCAAGGCAACACTCCAGAAAACTCAGGTTGAGATGATGTCTCAAAAAGAGCCTGATGCACCGTCTGAATTTGATGTCGCAAGCGGCCGTCACCCAGATCAG ATTTTGGAGGAGGATGAAGAACTCCCCTCCCCTAGCCCCTCCCCTAGCCCCTCCCCTAGCCCCTCCCCTAAGCTACCATTGATGAGCCCAGTAGATACTCCCATTCACATGGATGGCAGCGCTGTGAAGCAACGAACCCATACAGGCTTCCAGAGTAGTATACACGACCTGAGTCCAACACTTTGGCACAGCCTGGATGTATGGCGTTGCGTTGTTCATCTGAGTGGTGGATTTAAGGAAGCTGTAAGAGCACTGTCAATGTGTGGTAGTACGCTATCTACTGAACACTG GGTGGATGCCTTGTGTGCATTACGTATCATCGCTGAAACGGCAAAGAATGACATCACCGTCCTCAAAACCCTGCAGAATTTAGCAAGAGGTGTACTCCCAAGTACCACCCCGATGCCGAGAACACAAACCTCCCCCGAAGCAGACGTAGAGGAGAGTAACAAGACTGACGAGGTAGAGGGCAAGTCAGAGGAGAATGAGCTAGAGTCCATTGTGAGTGGATTGAGTCAAGGTACACTCAGTGATTTCCACTCGGCTGATTTCAAGCTGACTGATGACTCCATACATCAATCAGGAAAGAAAGGCACTCGACTCGGACTCCAGTCTGATTTCACAGACGGCAAGCATTTGAGTGACCTCAGTGGAGGCTCGTTTTTAAAGTCAACGAGGAACACATCAACATGCGTCCTCATCGATACCCCACAAGAGAAACATGCTGAGCTACTGACCAGCCCAAGCAGTTTCGGCCAGAAGGCATCACATGGGAGCACCCCGTCCACACTGCCCAATTTTAGCAGTGCTCGAGAGAGTTTGAACTCAGCGGGTGACATCCCACTTCCTTCTGGGTTAGATTTACCCTCGGGTTCGATCGGAGATAGTGACCTTGAACCTGGAGATGAGAGTGAGGTGGACGCCAATGAGGATGACGTGACAAAGGTAGCGTTATCGTTACCTCAAGAATCGGTTCAGATGTTCCCTGATGGCATCAAGCTAAAACGAGAAGTCAGTTTTGACATTGAGCCGGCAGACCAAGATGAAGAAGAGGAAGAGCTCCCAAAGAAGTCAAACTTAAGGGGAGGGTCCGGACGGAGTGAGGGAACAAGAAAGAGTAATAGCGCCAAGTCTGTTACTATTGATCCTGTGCCTAACATGGCGTACTACTCCAAAACTACTGGCAGTGTTGATTACAACAAAGCAGCCAAGACTAAAGGAGCATCAGATCTAGCAGCCCAGCAT TTGTTAGAGGCCCAGGGACTCAGTGGTTGGCCATGGGAGGTAAGCTTCACATACACTGAGCTCATGTCTCATCTCTGTCTCCATGGCAACACATCAGAGATTCAACGAACCGCCCTCGTTGGCTGCAAGAAGAAAGGCTACGGGCCTTACATGTCCACGGGTACCAGGGCTAGAGGGAATGATGAAGAGTGGTACAATCTGGTGAGCGCAGGGCTGTTGGACTTGGCAGAGTACCATGGAAAAGTCGACAGTGATGAAGTTAAAG ACTCATCACACTGGGGTTGGCGAGTCCGCTATGGCGCCATTTTGGGTCTGATTAAGGTCACACGCTGCACCAGTACAGAGAAACTCCAAGAGGGTATGAGGACAGTTGCCTGGAATGCTGTCATGAGGTGCCACTCCAAGGAGAAAGACCAGAGGGTTCTCGAGGCATTCAGAGTTGGACAG GTTGAGGCTCATATAGAAACCCAGATGCAGAAAGCTTTGATTTCTCGCTCCATCAGTTCAAGACTTGCAGCAGGTCTAGCAGCTGCATACCTGCCACCTCTTGCACCTCCCGTTGAAGTGACTAAGAGACCCCCTCGTCATAAAGTGGAACTGCCCAAGCCCAAACAGCCACTGAGGACCGGGCCAAACAGGCTCTCTCTAAA GAATGAGATTTTGTTGGCCACAGCTCTTGATGAACCAACAATTAATTTCAACACAAGGACGAGCTTGGACCTCAAGAGAATTGTTGAGGATCAG TGGCGGAAGGAGCTCCAAGAAAAGCTGGAGGCAGAAGAGAAGGACAAGGAGAAAGAATTAGAAGATGAGCAAAAGATGGAAGAGGCTCAGCAGAAGGAACGCTCGGTAGAGAAAGCTCGGAAATTTGCAAAGTCGGCCAAAGGTAGCAAATCACCCACTTGGTCACCCATGGGGAAGAAATCACCCACTTTGTCACCCATGGGTACCAAATCACCAACTAGGTAA